One genomic segment of Phyllopteryx taeniolatus isolate TA_2022b chromosome 12, UOR_Ptae_1.2, whole genome shotgun sequence includes these proteins:
- the fign gene encoding fidgetin, whose translation MLTSTSFYGLKMQWTPEHTQWAEQHFDISSTTRSPAHKVEAYRGHLQRTYQYAWANDDISALTASNLLKKYAEKYSGILEGPNERALLCSYSDGTTGLLNGRKSENEPWQEGIYPMNCAPDVISVSKAGMTAALPPTDASASIGSSPGVASSLSEPSYSSSNCGSHTATTLHSSLSSQEYSAGYNGPYLHSSYSGQTTPALPSPHPSPLHSAGLLQPPPPPPPPTLVPSYNGASPNLPNYNYPPTGYPSQTAVGPGYSPGGVPPPSAYLPSGIAAPTPIPSSTLPGYTYQSHNHTPIAPAPLNGSTSNSLKRKAFYMSGHGEVDSSYGDFNYNQQRSSQSPMYRLADSSVSDSNRGNGFDRNAEASSLAFKTTKQTISSDQQRKFSIHSSRALTPPSFGSSKSSVDDLRAGEPYSKFGSPILSEQSEEHRQHLPHSLSGPDVGTPTSSILAAEEQLKNSDPNLVDMVTAEILQQCPQVDWSDIAGLEMAKAAIKEEILWPILRPDMFNGLHALPRNLLLFGPQGTGRTLMARCMASQLGAAFLRLSSSTLVTKWLVEGDKVIQASFLVARCRQPAVVFISEVDLLLSAQLSEDSPVSRLKAELLMQLDSILSSAEDHVLVVCSTSKPEEIPESLRRYFTKRLLIPLPDGTARHQIISQVLSQPNYCLSDKEMSLLVQRTEGFSGLDVVQLCQEAVVGTLHGVPGSDLSSIHPRQMRPVSFQDFDNVFCKFQPSISQKELDTYTEWNKMFGCSQGNQ comes from the coding sequence GTCTAAAGATGCAGTGGACCCCAGAGCACACACAATGGGCAGAACAACACTTTGACATCTCATCCACTACCCGCTCTCCAGCGCACAAGGTAGAGGCCTACCGGGGACACTTACAGCGAACGTACCAGTATGCGTGGGCAAACGATGATATCTCCGCACTGACTGCCTCCAACCTGCTTAAGAAGTACGCAGAGAAGTACTCTGGGATCCTCGAAGGCCCGAATGAAAGAGCTCTTCTCTGTTCCTACTCTGACGGCACCACTGGACTCTTGAATGGACGGAAGTCGGAGAATGAGCCCTGGCAGGAGGGGATTTACCCGATGAACTGTGCTCCAGATGTTATATCTGTGAGCAAAGCTGGAATGACAGCTGCCCTACCCCCTACAGATGCGTCAGCTAGCATAGGCAGCTCCCCGGGGGTGGCGAGCAGCTTGTCTGAGCCGAGCTATTCCAGCAGTAACTGCGGGAGCCACACGGCCACGACTCTCCACTCGAGCCTTTCCTCTCAGGAATACAGCGCCGGCTACAACGGCCCCTACCTGCATTCTAGCTACAGTGGCCAGACAACCCCGGCCCTCCCTTCTCCACATCCCTCTCCTTTGCACAGCGCCGGGCTCTTACAgcccccgccgccgcctcctccccCCACCTTAGTACCGAGCTACAATGGCGCGTCTCCAAACCTTCCCAACTACAATTATCCGCCAACAGGGTATCCCTCTCAAACGGCTGTCGGCCCCGGTTATAGCCCCGGGGGAGTGCCCCCTCCTTCTGCTTATCTGCCATCCGGCATCGCGGCGCCCACGCCGATTCCTTCCTCCACTCTGCCTGGCTACACCTACCAGTCCCACAATCATACGCCGATTGCCCCGGCACCTCTAAATGGCAGCACATCCAACTCATTAAAAAGAAAGGCTTTCTACATGAGTGGACATGGAGAAGTGGACTCTAGCTATGGTGACTTCAACTACAACCAACAGCGCTCTTCTCAGAGTCCCATGTATAGACTAGCGGACAGCAGTGTCTCAGACTCCAACCGGGGCAATGGCTTTGACAGAAATGCTGAGGCCTCCTCTTTGGCATTCAAGACAACCAAACAGACAATATCTTCTGATCAGCAAAGAAAATTCAGTATACACTCTAGCAGGGCTCTGACTCCTCCATCCTTCGGATCGTCTAAAAGCTCTGTGGATGATCTCCGAGCTGGCGAGCCCTACAGCAAGTTTGGATCCCCAATATTGAGCGAACAAAGCGAAGAGCACAGACAACACCTGCCTCACTCACTATCGGGGCCCGATGTCGGTACGCCTACCTCGTCCATCCTTGCTGCAGAGGAACAACTGAAGAACAGCGATCCCAACCTGGTGGACATGGTGACGGCAGAAATCCTTCAGCAGTGCCCTCAGGTTGATTGGAGTGACATCGCCGGACTCGAAATGGCCAAAGCGGCCATTAAGGAGGAGATACTATGGCCCATTTTAAGGCCAGATATGTTCAATGGACTTCACGCATTACCTCGTAACCTTCTTTTATTTGGACCTCAGGGAACGGGCAGAACGCTGATGGCTCGCTGCATGGCCAGCCAGCTGGGGGCCGCCTTCTTGCGACTTAGCAGCTCCACACTGGTGACCAAGTGGTTGGTGGAGGGTGACAAAGTCATTCAGGCTTCTTTCCTGGTGGCTCGGTGTCGCCAACCGGCAGTGGTGTTCATCAGCGAAGTGGACCTCCTCCTGTCGGCCCAGCTCAGCGAGGACAGCCCAGTGAGTCGACTGAAAGCTGAACTCCTCATGCAGCTCGATAGTATTTTGTCCTCCGCTGAGGACCACGTTCTTGTGGTCTGCTCCACCAGTAAACCCGAAGAGATTCCGGAGTCCCTAAGGAGGTACTTTACCAAGCGATTGCTCATCCCCTTACCCGACGGGACGGCACGACACCAGATAATCAGCCAAGTGCTCTCACAGCCCAACTACTGTCTTAGTGACAAAGAGATGTCATTACTGGTTCAGAGGACAGAAGGTTTTTCAGGACTGGACGTGGTTCAGCTTTGTCAAGAGGCCGTGGTGGGCACTCTCCACGGCGTTCCTGGTTCCGACCTGTCGAGTATCCACCCAAGACAAATGAGACCAGTCTCTTTTCAAGACTTCGAcaatgtgttttgtaaattcCAGCCTAGCATATCACAAAAAGAACTTGACACATACACTGAATggaataaaatgtttggttgcaGTCAAGGAAATCAATGA